A single genomic interval of Hafnia alvei harbors:
- the ghrA gene encoding glyoxylate/hydroxypyruvate reductase GhrA, producing the protein MDIIYYHPFFNAQIWLDGMRKRLPEANIRQWQFGDDKPADYALVWQPPFEMLAKRQDLRGVFALGAGVDAILAQERANPGTLPKGVPLVRLEDTGMALQMEEYAAAAALRYFRRFDEYEQQQRQGVWQYLAPHDASQFVVGVLGAGVLGGKVAERLASFGLQVRCWSRTEKHYSDVQSFFGQDQFASFLQGTQLLINLLPNTPETVGILDQSLFAQLNAGAYIINLARGAHMKEDDLLAALESGQVAAATLDVFAKEPLATDHPFWKHPRVTITPHIAAITLPDVAMDYVAQNILAIEAGKTPEGVVNMDLGY; encoded by the coding sequence GTGGATATCATTTACTACCATCCGTTTTTTAATGCGCAGATTTGGCTGGATGGTATGCGGAAACGCTTACCGGAAGCGAATATTCGCCAGTGGCAATTTGGGGATGATAAGCCCGCAGACTATGCGCTGGTTTGGCAACCGCCGTTTGAGATGCTGGCTAAGCGTCAAGATTTACGCGGCGTATTTGCGCTGGGCGCAGGCGTTGACGCGATTTTAGCTCAGGAAAGGGCGAATCCAGGAACGTTGCCGAAAGGTGTTCCGCTGGTGCGTTTAGAAGACACCGGAATGGCGTTGCAGATGGAAGAGTATGCGGCGGCCGCCGCGCTGCGCTATTTCCGTCGCTTCGACGAGTACGAGCAGCAACAGCGTCAGGGTGTCTGGCAGTATCTGGCACCGCATGACGCCTCGCAGTTTGTGGTGGGGGTTTTGGGCGCGGGGGTTCTGGGCGGAAAAGTGGCTGAGCGTTTGGCTTCGTTTGGCCTACAGGTTCGCTGCTGGAGCCGCACGGAAAAACACTATAGCGACGTTCAGAGTTTCTTCGGTCAAGATCAGTTTGCGTCGTTCCTCCAAGGGACCCAGTTGCTGATAAACCTGCTACCGAATACGCCAGAAACCGTGGGTATTCTCGACCAGTCTCTGTTTGCGCAGCTTAATGCGGGTGCCTATATCATCAACTTGGCGCGCGGCGCGCACATGAAAGAGGATGATTTGCTGGCTGCGTTGGAGTCTGGACAGGTTGCCGCGGCAACGCTCGACGTGTTTGCCAAAGAACCTTTGGCGACCGATCATCCTTTCTGGAAACACCCTCGAGTGACGATTACGCCACATATCGCCGCTATCACCCTGCCCGACGTTGCGATGGATTATGTCGCACAAAACATCTTGGCGATTGAAGCTGGGAAAACGCCGGAAGGTGTAGTAAACATGGATTTAGGTTATTGA
- a CDS encoding phosphatase codes for MYPVDLHMHTVASTHAYSTLHDYIAQAKKCGIKLFAITDHGPDMADAPHYWHFMNMRVWPRIVDGVAILRGIESNIKNTQGEIDCTGRMLDEMDLIIAGFHEPVFAPRDRDSHTEAMIATMANGDADIISHPGNPKFPIDIRAVAEAAARYNVALELNNSSFTHSRIGSEANCRAIAEAVRDAGGYLSLGSDSHVAFSLGSFDHCIRIMNEVNFPQDRVLNVTPRRLLDFLVERGKGAIPELADW; via the coding sequence ATGTATCCCGTAGATTTGCATATGCACACCGTGGCAAGTACCCACGCTTACAGCACCCTTCATGACTATATCGCCCAAGCAAAAAAGTGTGGTATCAAACTTTTTGCCATTACCGATCACGGCCCTGATATGGCCGATGCGCCGCATTATTGGCATTTCATGAACATGCGTGTGTGGCCACGCATTGTTGATGGCGTGGCTATTTTGCGCGGCATCGAATCTAACATTAAGAATACGCAGGGCGAAATTGACTGCACGGGCCGTATGTTAGACGAGATGGACCTGATTATTGCGGGATTCCACGAGCCGGTGTTTGCACCGCGCGACCGCGATAGCCATACCGAAGCGATGATCGCCACCATGGCCAACGGCGATGCTGACATTATTAGCCATCCGGGCAATCCGAAATTTCCAATCGATATTCGCGCGGTTGCTGAAGCGGCTGCGCGTTATAACGTGGCGCTAGAGCTGAACAACTCCTCATTTACACATTCGCGAATTGGTAGTGAAGCAAACTGCCGAGCCATTGCGGAAGCGGTGCGTGATGCCGGTGGCTATCTGTCGCTAGGGTCAGATTCGCATGTTGCATTTTCGCTGGGAAGTTTTGATCACTGTATCCGGATCATGAATGAGGTAAACTTCCCGCAGGATCGGGTGCTCAACGTAACGCCGCGCCGTCTGCTCGATTTTCTGGTTGAGCGAGGGAAGGGTGCGATCCCAGAACTGGCCGATTGGTAA
- a CDS encoding molecular chaperone, translating to MNDFSIICRLLGSLFSRQPQDAVLTPVFELMTQGKLQQFWPIEQDALLTRLQTAAKDRAALSADYDAMFSGDDASVDIHRSDYQENATEQEVRDFLTQRGMPLSDQPADAFGQLLLAASWLEDQSAEDEVQAQIALFDEYLLPWCGKFLGKVEAHATTAFYRTLAELTREALQAMWDELSEDESSAEDAE from the coding sequence ATGAACGATTTTTCTATCATCTGCCGTTTGTTGGGAAGCCTGTTTTCCCGCCAGCCGCAGGATGCCGTATTGACTCCCGTATTTGAACTGATGACGCAAGGTAAACTGCAGCAGTTTTGGCCCATTGAGCAAGATGCGCTGCTGACCCGTTTGCAAACCGCAGCGAAAGATCGTGCCGCGTTAAGCGCTGATTACGACGCCATGTTTAGCGGTGACGACGCGTCCGTTGATATTCATCGTAGCGATTATCAAGAGAATGCCACCGAGCAGGAAGTTCGTGATTTTTTAACCCAGCGTGGAATGCCTTTGAGCGACCAGCCTGCTGACGCCTTTGGGCAGCTGTTGCTTGCCGCATCGTGGTTGGAAGATCAGTCTGCCGAAGACGAAGTCCAGGCGCAAATCGCGCTGTTTGATGAGTATTTATTGCCGTGGTGCGGTAAGTTTCTGGGTAAAGTCGAAGCGCATGCAACCACCGCGTTTTATCGCACGCTGGCTGAGTTGACGCGTGAAGCGCTTCAGGCCATGTGGGATGAACTTTCTGAAGATGAGAGCTCTGCCGAAGACGCCGAATAA
- a CDS encoding lipoprotein, whose amino-acid sequence MKKAIYIAGIVAAGLVLVACNKLTQYTITEQDMNQYLQKYNNFQKQIGISGLVDADITVDQLNSQIGRTDPNKITLTGHAKVNISSILGPQTSDLQITLQAQPVYNNEQGAIFLRDMELTDYTVKPEKMSGVMKAVVPYLNQSLKTYFNEKAVYTLDPNKSEKEALAKKLAKGIEVKPGEIIIPFTD is encoded by the coding sequence ATGAAAAAGGCGATTTATATTGCAGGGATCGTTGCTGCGGGGCTGGTATTAGTAGCCTGTAATAAACTGACCCAATACACCATTACTGAGCAGGATATGAACCAATATCTGCAAAAGTATAATAATTTTCAGAAGCAAATTGGTATTTCAGGGTTAGTTGACGCCGATATCACCGTCGACCAACTTAACAGCCAAATTGGACGAACTGACCCCAATAAAATTACGCTAACGGGCCATGCCAAAGTCAATATCAGCTCAATTCTTGGCCCACAGACCAGCGATCTACAAATCACACTGCAGGCGCAGCCGGTTTATAACAACGAGCAAGGTGCCATTTTCCTGCGTGATATGGAATTAACCGATTACACGGTTAAACCTGAAAAAATGTCTGGCGTGATGAAAGCGGTGGTTCCGTATTTAAACCAATCGTTAAAAACCTATTTTAACGAAAAAGCCGTTTATACGTTGGATCCGAATAAGAGCGAAAAAGAAGCCTTGGCGAAAAAACTGGCTAAAGGCATCGAAGTTAAACCGGGCGAAATCATTATTCCTTTCACTGATTAA
- the mdtH gene encoding multidrug efflux MFS transporter MdtH: MSLVSQARSLGKYFLLLDNLLVVLGFFVVFPLISIRFVDQLGWAAVVVGAALGLRQLVQQGLGIFGGAIADRFGAKPMIVIGMLLRAAGFASMAVASEPWILWLSCALSALGGTLFDPPRTALVIKLTRPHERSRFYSLLMMQDSAGAVVGALIGSWLLQYDFHYVCWVGAAIFVLAAACNAWLLPAYRISTVRAPIKEGMMRVIRDRRFLLYVLTLTGYYMLAVQVMLMLPIMVNEIAGTPTAVKWMYAIEATLSLTLLYPIARWSEKHFRLETRLMFGLLIMTISMFPVGLATELRTLFILICCFYFGSIIAEPARETLSASLADPRARGSYMGFSRLGLALGGAIGYTGGGWMYDTGQALGTPELPWFLLGVVGVLTLILLYWQFNQRSIAPAVLGGS, encoded by the coding sequence ATGTCGCTGGTGTCGCAAGCTAGGAGCTTGGGTAAGTACTTTTTATTGTTAGACAATTTACTGGTTGTACTCGGTTTCTTTGTCGTTTTCCCTCTTATTTCGATTCGCTTCGTCGACCAACTCGGTTGGGCCGCGGTAGTGGTGGGGGCAGCGCTGGGATTGCGACAATTAGTCCAGCAGGGATTAGGCATTTTTGGTGGTGCCATCGCCGACCGCTTTGGCGCAAAACCGATGATCGTCATTGGCATGTTGCTGCGCGCTGCGGGGTTCGCCTCAATGGCGGTTGCCAGCGAACCTTGGATCCTGTGGCTCTCCTGCGCCCTCTCTGCGCTGGGTGGAACGCTGTTTGACCCGCCGCGCACTGCGCTGGTGATTAAATTGACCCGCCCGCATGAGCGCAGCCGCTTTTATTCATTATTGATGATGCAAGATAGCGCAGGCGCCGTGGTGGGTGCGCTGATCGGCAGCTGGCTACTACAGTACGATTTTCATTATGTGTGCTGGGTCGGTGCGGCTATTTTCGTGCTGGCGGCGGCCTGTAATGCGTGGCTACTGCCCGCCTATCGAATTTCGACGGTTCGTGCGCCGATAAAAGAAGGCATGATGCGCGTTATTCGCGACCGGCGTTTCCTGCTTTATGTTCTGACGCTGACGGGTTACTACATGCTGGCTGTTCAGGTCATGCTGATGTTGCCCATTATGGTCAACGAAATTGCAGGCACACCAACGGCGGTAAAATGGATGTATGCCATAGAGGCTACGCTGTCTCTGACGTTGCTCTACCCTATCGCGCGCTGGAGCGAAAAGCACTTCCGTCTCGAAACACGGTTGATGTTTGGGCTATTGATTATGACCATCAGTATGTTCCCTGTGGGTTTAGCGACCGAGCTGCGCACGCTGTTTATTTTAATCTGTTGCTTCTACTTCGGCTCAATTATCGCTGAGCCAGCACGTGAGACGCTAAGTGCCTCATTAGCCGATCCGCGTGCGCGAGGCAGCTATATGGGCTTTAGTCGTTTAGGCTTGGCGCTGGGTGGCGCTATCGGTTATACCGGCGGCGGTTGGATGTATGACACCGGCCAAGCACTTGGAACACCGGAACTGCCGTGGTTTTTACTCGGTGTGGTCGGCGTGCTTACGCTGATTCTATTGTACTGGCAGTTCAATCAACGCAGCATCGCTCCTGCCGTGTTGGGTGGGAGCTAA
- the rimJ gene encoding ribosomal protein S5-alanine N-acetyltransferase, with amino-acid sequence MFGYHNSGPKVRLTTDRLVVRLVHDRDAYRLADYYAENREFLKPWEPVRDESHCYPSGWQARLGLINELQKQGSAYYFLLLDHDENEVRGVANFSNVLRGSFHACYLGYSLGEKWQGQGLMYEGAQAAIRYMFRQQRLHRIMANYMPHNQRSGDLLKRMGFEKEGYAKDYLLINGKWQDHVLTALVNREWTAPR; translated from the coding sequence ATGTTTGGCTATCACAATAGCGGGCCAAAAGTCCGTTTAACCACCGATCGTTTGGTGGTGCGTTTGGTTCATGACCGCGATGCCTATCGTTTGGCCGACTATTACGCAGAAAACCGCGAGTTCCTAAAACCATGGGAACCTGTACGCGATGAAAGTCATTGTTATCCTTCGGGCTGGCAGGCTCGATTAGGACTCATCAATGAGCTGCAAAAACAGGGTAGCGCCTACTATTTTTTGTTGCTCGATCACGATGAGAATGAAGTTCGAGGTGTGGCTAATTTCAGTAACGTACTGCGTGGCTCTTTCCATGCTTGCTATCTTGGCTATTCGCTCGGTGAGAAATGGCAGGGGCAGGGCTTAATGTATGAAGGTGCGCAGGCGGCGATTCGTTATATGTTCCGCCAGCAGCGGCTGCATCGGATTATGGCTAACTATATGCCGCATAACCAACGCAGTGGGGATTTACTCAAGCGTATGGGCTTTGAGAAAGAGGGCTATGCCAAAGATTACCTGCTGATCAACGGTAAATGGCAGGATCACGTTTTGACTGCGCTGGTTAATCGAGAATGGACTGCGCCGCGCTAA
- a CDS encoding DUF480 domain-containing protein: MKNPLSPLEARVIGCFLEKQVTTPDQYPLSLNGLTTACNQKTNREPVMDLSESDVQSTLDMLMKKHQVRSLSIPGSRVMKYEHRFCNSEFGNLKFSDAEVAVVCCLLLRGPQTPGELRTRTNRMHEFSDVTQVEQVLNELASREDGPFVVRLEREAGKRESRYAHLFSGEVENVATSAIESTYSAPADSGLAERVEALEAEVAELKERVQSLLDHLAD, encoded by the coding sequence ATGAAAAACCCATTATCTCCACTTGAAGCTCGCGTGATTGGCTGTTTTCTTGAGAAGCAGGTCACGACGCCCGATCAATATCCACTTTCTCTCAATGGTTTAACCACCGCCTGCAACCAGAAAACCAACCGTGAGCCGGTGATGGATCTTAGCGAGTCTGACGTGCAGTCAACGTTGGATATGTTGATGAAAAAGCATCAGGTGCGTTCATTAAGTATTCCCGGCAGTCGCGTGATGAAATACGAACATCGGTTCTGTAACTCAGAGTTCGGAAACCTGAAATTCTCAGATGCCGAAGTTGCGGTGGTGTGTTGCCTATTACTTCGCGGGCCGCAAACCCCCGGCGAGTTGCGCACGCGTACCAACCGCATGCATGAGTTTAGCGATGTGACTCAGGTTGAACAGGTGTTGAATGAGTTAGCATCGCGTGAGGATGGCCCTTTTGTGGTTCGTCTAGAACGTGAGGCGGGTAAACGTGAAAGCCGCTATGCGCATCTCTTTAGCGGTGAGGTTGAAAACGTTGCGACCTCGGCTATTGAAAGTACCTACAGTGCGCCGGCTGATAGTGGATTAGCCGAGCGTGTCGAAGCCCTTGAAGCCGAAGTGGCCGAATTAAAAGAGCGCGTACAAAGCCTGCTAGATCACCTTGCTGACTAA
- a CDS encoding Gfo/Idh/MocA family protein, whose protein sequence is MTKLRIGVVGLGGIAQKAYLPILSQAERWQLVGGFSPTLAKAQGVCDSYRMTAFSRLDELAAQCDALFVHSSTNTHFDVVRELLLRGKHVYVDKPLAETLDQAEQLITLAEQKNCRLMVGFNRRFAPRYVQIKQQASDIAAIRMDKHRHQNIGPKDARFTLLDDYLHVVDTALWMSGKNLKLKSGTLHTNDVGQMIYAEHHFSAGQIQVTTSMHRAAGSQREVMQVVSNGAIYDAQDLRSLHIERDTVLSELPISGWQSTLEQRGFVGAVNHFIDSVENQTAPITSGEQAIAAQRIIESLLSQ, encoded by the coding sequence ATGACGAAATTACGTATTGGCGTTGTTGGTTTAGGTGGTATCGCGCAAAAAGCCTATTTGCCTATTTTGAGTCAGGCAGAGCGCTGGCAGTTGGTAGGTGGTTTTTCTCCCACGCTGGCTAAGGCGCAGGGAGTTTGCGATAGCTACCGAATGACGGCATTTTCTCGTTTAGATGAACTTGCCGCACAGTGCGATGCGCTGTTTGTGCACAGCAGCACCAATACGCATTTTGATGTCGTGCGCGAGCTTTTGCTGCGCGGCAAACATGTTTACGTCGATAAGCCGTTGGCGGAAACGCTCGATCAGGCCGAGCAATTAATTACGTTAGCTGAGCAGAAAAACTGTCGTTTAATGGTGGGATTTAATCGCCGGTTTGCCCCGCGCTACGTGCAAATAAAACAGCAGGCCAGCGATATAGCCGCCATTCGCATGGATAAACATCGACATCAAAATATTGGCCCCAAGGATGCTCGCTTCACTTTGCTTGATGACTATCTGCACGTGGTGGATACGGCGCTATGGATGAGCGGCAAAAACTTAAAGCTAAAGTCGGGTACCTTGCACACCAACGACGTGGGGCAAATGATTTATGCCGAGCATCACTTTAGCGCAGGGCAGATTCAGGTTACCACCTCCATGCACCGTGCGGCGGGATCGCAGCGTGAAGTGATGCAGGTTGTCAGTAACGGGGCGATTTATGATGCGCAGGATCTTAGGAGCTTGCACATCGAACGTGATACCGTTTTGAGTGAGTTGCCTATCTCTGGCTGGCAATCAACCCTTGAGCAACGAGGATTTGTTGGCGCAGTGAATCATTTTATCGACAGCGTTGAGAACCAAACGGCGCCAATAACCTCGGGTGAACAGGCGATTGCCGCTCAGCGAATTATTGAAAGCCTACTTTCTCAGTAG
- the murJ gene encoding murein biosynthesis integral membrane protein MurJ, with protein sequence MNLLKSLAAVSSMTMFSRVLGFARDALVARIFGAGMATDAFFVAFKLPNLLRRIFAEGAFSQAFVPILAEYKSQQGEEATRTFVAYVSGMLTLVLAVVTVLGMLAAPWVIYVTAPGFVDSPDKFTLTSSLLRITFPYILLISLASLAGAILNTWNRFSVPAFAPTFLNVSMIGFSLFAAPYFHPPVMALAWAVTVGGVLQLAYQLPHLKKIGMLVLPRLNLRDAGVWRVMKLMGPAIIGVSVSQISLIINTIFASFLVSGSVSWMYYADRLMEFPSGVLGVALGTILLPSLAKSVSSGRHEEYSRLMDWGLRLCFVLALPSSIALGILSKPLIASLFQYGQFTAFDTEMTQRALIAYSVGLMGLILVKVLAPGFYSRQNIKTPVKIAIATLILTQLMNLAFIGPFKHAGLSLSIGLAACLNASLLYWQLRKQKMYTPQPGWTLFLVKLVVAVVIMTAVLIGMMWFMPAWDSGNMLMRLLRLMAVVVVGAGSYFAALALLGFRVRDFTRNVVV encoded by the coding sequence ATGAATTTATTAAAATCACTGGCGGCGGTCAGCTCGATGACCATGTTTTCGCGCGTGTTGGGATTTGCGCGGGATGCGCTTGTGGCGCGTATTTTTGGTGCAGGAATGGCAACAGATGCCTTTTTTGTCGCATTTAAACTGCCGAATCTGTTAAGACGTATTTTTGCTGAAGGCGCGTTCTCACAGGCATTTGTGCCTATTTTAGCGGAATACAAAAGTCAGCAGGGTGAAGAGGCAACGCGGACCTTTGTTGCTTACGTCAGCGGTATGCTCACGTTGGTGCTAGCGGTGGTTACGGTTCTCGGCATGCTGGCAGCGCCGTGGGTGATTTATGTAACTGCGCCGGGCTTTGTCGATTCGCCGGATAAATTTACGCTGACTTCGTCGCTTTTGCGCATCACTTTCCCCTATATCTTATTGATCTCTTTGGCCTCGTTAGCGGGCGCAATACTGAATACGTGGAATAGGTTCTCGGTGCCTGCTTTCGCGCCGACCTTTTTAAACGTCAGCATGATCGGTTTTTCTCTGTTTGCGGCTCCGTATTTCCATCCACCGGTGATGGCATTGGCGTGGGCGGTCACCGTGGGTGGCGTATTGCAGTTGGCTTATCAACTGCCACATTTGAAAAAGATTGGGATGTTAGTCCTGCCGCGTTTGAACCTGCGTGATGCAGGCGTTTGGCGCGTGATGAAGCTGATGGGGCCCGCCATTATTGGTGTTTCCGTGAGCCAGATTTCATTGATCATCAACACCATCTTCGCGTCATTTTTGGTGTCGGGCTCGGTTTCTTGGATGTACTACGCTGACCGTTTAATGGAATTTCCTTCCGGCGTTTTGGGCGTGGCATTGGGCACTATTTTGCTGCCTTCATTGGCGAAAAGCGTTTCAAGTGGACGGCATGAAGAGTATTCCCGCCTGATGGATTGGGGGCTGCGTCTGTGCTTTGTATTGGCACTGCCGAGCTCAATTGCGCTGGGGATTTTATCTAAGCCACTGATTGCGTCTCTGTTCCAATATGGTCAGTTCACCGCATTTGATACCGAGATGACGCAGCGAGCGTTGATTGCCTATTCAGTCGGTTTGATGGGGCTCATCCTGGTAAAAGTGTTGGCACCCGGGTTTTATTCCCGTCAGAACATCAAAACACCGGTGAAAATTGCCATCGCCACATTGATTCTGACTCAGCTGATGAACTTAGCTTTTATTGGGCCGTTTAAACACGCGGGGCTTTCTCTCTCTATTGGTCTTGCGGCCTGTCTTAATGCTAGCCTGCTGTATTGGCAGTTGCGTAAGCAAAAAATGTACACCCCTCAGCCGGGCTGGACCCTATTCTTGGTTAAGCTGGTGGTCGCGGTTGTTATCATGACTGCGGTGCTCATTGGTATGATGTGGTTTATGCCAGCGTGGGACTCAGGCAACATGCTGATGCGTTTGTTACGCTTAATGGCGGTGGTCGTGGTTGGTGCGGGCTCCTATTTTGCAGCATTGGCACTGCTTGGATTCCGTGTACGAGACTTTACGCGCAACGTCGTGGTGTGA
- the argS gene encoding arginine--tRNA ligase — protein sequence MNIQVLLSDKVTQALVAAGAPANSEALVRQSAKAQFGDYQANGVMGAAKILGIAPRQLAEQVLTHLELDGIANKVEIAGPGFINIFLDPAWLAKQVEAALADERLGVAPVKPQTIVVDYSAPNVAKEMHVGHLRSTIIGDASVRTLEFLGHNVIRANHVGDWGTQFGMLIAYLEKMQNEHANEMDLSDLEAFYREAKKHYDEDAAFAERARAYVVKLQGGDEYCRQMWRKLVDITMSQNQKNYQRLNVTLTKDDVMGESLYNSMLPGIVADLKAKGLAVESEGATVVFLDEYKNKDGEPMGVIIQKKDGGYLYTTTDIACAKYRYETLGADRVLYYIDSRQHQHLMQAWTIVRKAGYVPDSVSLEHHMFGMMLGKDGKPFKTRSGGTIKLSDLLEEAVERAGKLIAEKNPDLSGEELAKLVEVIGIGAVKYADLSKSRTTDYIFDWDNMLAFEGNTAPYMQYAYTRVSSVFKRAGIDEKSLTGDIVLTEDREKALAARLIQFEETITQVAREGTPHVMCTYLYDLAGLFSSFYEACPILTAESEVQRNSRLKLAALTARTLKTGLDTLGIETVERM from the coding sequence GTGAATATTCAGGTACTTCTTTCAGATAAAGTCACCCAAGCTCTGGTGGCTGCAGGCGCTCCTGCTAACAGCGAAGCTCTTGTCCGTCAATCCGCGAAAGCGCAATTCGGCGACTATCAGGCCAATGGCGTCATGGGCGCGGCAAAGATTCTGGGTATTGCTCCACGACAACTGGCAGAACAGGTGCTAACCCATCTTGAGCTAGACGGTATCGCTAACAAAGTCGAAATCGCGGGTCCGGGTTTTATTAATATTTTCTTAGATCCTGCATGGTTGGCAAAACAAGTCGAAGCAGCGCTGGCAGATGAGCGTTTAGGCGTTGCTCCGGTGAAACCACAAACTATCGTGGTTGACTACTCCGCGCCTAACGTCGCCAAAGAGATGCACGTCGGCCACTTGCGCTCCACCATCATCGGTGATGCATCCGTTCGCACCTTGGAATTCCTTGGCCACAACGTTATTCGCGCCAACCACGTCGGCGACTGGGGTACCCAGTTCGGCATGCTGATCGCCTATCTGGAGAAAATGCAGAACGAACACGCGAATGAAATGGACCTTTCCGATTTGGAAGCCTTCTATCGCGAAGCGAAAAAGCATTATGACGAAGATGCCGCGTTTGCTGAGCGCGCACGTGCCTATGTAGTCAAACTGCAGGGCGGCGACGAATACTGTCGCCAAATGTGGCGCAAACTGGTCGACATCACTATGTCGCAAAACCAGAAAAACTATCAACGTCTGAACGTCACCTTAACCAAAGATGACGTGATGGGTGAGAGCCTATACAACAGCATGCTGCCTGGCATCGTTGCAGATTTGAAAGCCAAAGGTTTAGCGGTGGAAAGCGAAGGCGCAACCGTTGTATTCCTCGATGAATACAAAAACAAAGACGGTGAGCCTATGGGCGTCATCATCCAGAAAAAGGATGGCGGCTACCTGTACACCACCACCGATATTGCCTGTGCGAAATATCGTTACGAAACGCTGGGCGCTGACCGCGTGCTGTATTACATCGACTCCCGCCAGCACCAGCACTTGATGCAGGCATGGACTATCGTGCGTAAAGCGGGCTACGTACCAGACTCTGTTAGCCTCGAGCACCACATGTTCGGCATGATGTTAGGCAAAGACGGCAAGCCATTCAAAACCCGTTCAGGCGGTACCATTAAACTGTCTGATCTGTTGGAAGAAGCGGTTGAACGCGCAGGCAAACTGATCGCCGAGAAAAATCCAGATCTCAGCGGCGAAGAGCTGGCTAAGCTGGTTGAAGTTATCGGCATTGGCGCCGTGAAATACGCGGATCTGTCAAAAAGCCGTACCACGGATTACATCTTCGACTGGGACAACATGTTGGCGTTCGAAGGCAACACCGCGCCATATATGCAATACGCATATACGCGTGTGTCTTCCGTATTCAAACGCGCCGGTATTGATGAAAAATCGCTGACCGGTGATATCGTCCTGACGGAAGATCGCGAAAAAGCGTTGGCGGCTCGCCTGATTCAGTTCGAAGAAACCATTACTCAGGTGGCTCGTGAAGGCACTCCGCACGTCATGTGTACCTATCTGTATGACTTAGCGGGTCTGTTCTCAAGCTTCTACGAAGCGTGCCCTATCCTGACAGCCGAAAGCGAAGTACAGCGTAACAGCCGCCTGAAATTGGCTGCGCTGACGGCACGAACGCTGAAAACAGGTTTGGATACGCTGGGTATCGAAACCGTAGAGCGTATGTAA
- a CDS encoding VOC family protein, which produces MTFLAEIETLRDLDADLDRFTALLLGFADKLELDLSAFSADHISLRCHQNTTADRWRAGFETCGALLSENMINGRPICLFDLSQPLRVGPWLIDCVELPYPGEKRYPHEGWEHVELVIGGDPETLHPRALELLSDSALLAPGIKLKFSSPKGEQERLPNPTLAVTDGEVTIKFHPYSIREIVASEQQ; this is translated from the coding sequence ATGACATTTTTGGCAGAGATTGAAACACTGCGCGATTTAGATGCAGATTTAGATCGTTTTACTGCGCTGTTACTGGGGTTTGCCGACAAGCTTGAGCTCGATTTGTCTGCCTTCAGTGCAGATCATATCTCTTTACGCTGTCACCAGAATACCACGGCCGATCGCTGGAGAGCGGGGTTCGAAACTTGTGGAGCACTGCTGTCTGAAAATATGATTAACGGTCGGCCCATTTGTTTGTTTGACCTCAGCCAGCCGCTTCGTGTGGGACCGTGGCTGATTGACTGCGTGGAGCTGCCTTACCCGGGTGAAAAACGCTATCCGCACGAAGGCTGGGAGCATGTTGAATTGGTCATTGGCGGCGATCCTGAAACCTTGCATCCGCGCGCGCTAGAATTACTGTCAGATTCGGCACTGCTGGCGCCGGGCATTAAGTTGAAATTCAGCAGCCCAAAAGGGGAGCAAGAGCGTTTGCCAAATCCGACATTGGCGGTCACCGATGGTGAAGTCACGATAAAATTCCATCCTTACTCTATTCGTGAAATTGTGGCGAGCGAACAGCAGTAA